One Aegilops tauschii subsp. strangulata cultivar AL8/78 chromosome 2, Aet v6.0, whole genome shotgun sequence genomic window, GGAGGCTGGCAGCTCAtcggcgaagaagcgcgggagctgaagccagttgccggccgggtcctctgaccagacgacgaactccggcagcacctccgccgagtggaagcgcggccggggaggccgtgcaACCATGGCACGTCTCCTCTCATCGACAGGGCTGCCACGACCGGAACGACCCCTGCCACGCGCAGCGGCGCCACCCCGGGAGCgaggggccacggcgggggtcgcggtgtgcttgcggggacggccgcgtccacgcttgggcgccggggagccaggcccctcgcgaggggccttccccttctccgcggcagagaacctcttcgacggcacCATTGGTGTCGACGGTGGAGCAGAGGAGGAGAagcaagcggaatgggaagagatgggcgacgggggctctgcccccctcccatttatagcaagagaaggccaaccagcgccccccacgatcacaggtaatgatggttttcccttgcatgtcgcagggacttgtcaagtcgggcagttgccgaggcaacgTGGGGAAGCGGGGACGTCCACGTGCAaccaaccgccacgcgtcgaccaaggccacaggctattggggcccgcggcgctccgcacttgacctttggcttcgccttgaagccaagcccgagcgcgccttgggcccgggggctactgtcggcattctgggaacggggggtccccagacttgcctgcatgcggcccacggcgtggctctgcttGTGGGCCCGTAcaacccatcttcaccaacaagcattccaGACCCACGCGAGGgcccaagcctcacgaggcggacgacacaagacctcctcaagggcggcctcaccaggttggctcgcgaggggcggagagatcaaggcaaggcaaatctcgcgaggttctcgtgacgtgagccatgacgaccgaggccaggtgggcgccagggcgcacagtgtccttgtttttctctttggtgctaagaaggcaagcgcaggcgcggaatACCGAgacatcaagcaaaggtttccatatcagtgcaacgagaccaagaccagcaggacggcaaggcggaggtcaccatgaagcccaaggcggcgtcaccatcaaagcctttggcagacgaagactacttttgtcaagataagctgtactagctgtcccctttcaaattggccgttgttggctcccttcccgctcaatatttgggaagaagactagggcctctataaataggactagtaAATTGCACGTACTTTGCACGTAGTAACCAATTAAGACGGAACTAAAAGATAGCATATGGTCCAATTTACGTAAAAGAAAATAATCATTCCTATTTTTAGACCCCTTGTTTCTCATCCATATATAGGTTTGGAAAATGTATCCCACTGTACAACATAAGCAAAAGCTCAACTACAATTTGCAACACAAGTGCTCACAGCTACAAGTCGAACATCAATAACTTATAGCCAAATAGGTCATGGCAGAATCGCCCACCATACAATTATTGCTATTTGCGAGCTGAGTTTGTTTTCAGGGTTGATCTCACGTATTGTTTATAGACAGCTATGCCACGTACAACAGTACATATAAATACATACACTTCTTTTACTATCATTTTTCAAATCCACAACTAAAGAGGGTAGCTCATGCCAAAAGGAAGCTGGCATCTGATAGTAATGTTGCCTGAAGCATGGAtgcttagagcaactccaacggggcgacccaaacggacacgcgctttgtccgtttgggtcggtcAGGCGGACGTGCGCGTTCGCATTTTAAAATGGGTCGGCTTGACCGCCCAACGGGGAGGCCGACCCAAATGTGCCGCCGTGGAAAAAAAATAACAAGTTGCATGAAATAAACATAAATAAACATAATTAAACATAAAGTGGCCGGTCAAACTCCGGCCAAAGTCCACATAAATCTAATAAACATTAAATAAAACATTAAAAAAAGTCTGCATCCGCATGCTGCCGCCCGGCACGCTGCCCTAGACATCGCCGGCCTTGCTCTTGCCCTTGCCATCGACGCCGCCGTCGTCGGTGAGGTCGATGAAGACCGGAGCAGGGCCAGCCCACCCGAACGCCACCCGGTACGCTGCCAGGGCAGCCTCCTCCGGCGTCTGCTGGGGCGGCGACATTGCGGCAAGCcacgcacgctcctcctcctcgagccGGAGCGCCTCCGCGTCGCGTTGGAGCATGGCCTCGTAGCGCATCTGCTCCTCGCCGTCGGCCTGCTCCTGGCGGAGCCAGTGCTCCTTCCATCGCTCGAGGtgggccgcctcctcctccggcgtcgTGGCGAAGTGGACGGGAGGCGCGCTCACCCACTCGCGGTACTGGCCCGTCCACGAGTAGGCCTCCTCCGGCCAAGTGGGTGGAGGCGGGGAGCGCTTACGCGTCGGCTCCAGCTTCGGCTCCGGCTTGGGCTGGAcgggcggcgacggtggcggtggcggcacgAAGAGCGGGGTGTGGACGGAGTCCCTCGCCGCCGACAGGGCAAGGGCTTGCTCCAGCCCATCCCAGTGTGCGTCCTCCTCGAGGCGGCTAGCCTCCAGCGCGTGTTGCAGGGCCTCCTCGAGGGCGGCTTGgtactccgcctccgcctccatgtcctCCGGCTCTACCTGAGGGGGCGGCGGTGGGAACGGCGGCGGGACGGCGTCGACACCCGagccgccggaggaggaggagggggaaggggagCACGGGAGGACGAGGCGCCGGGGGTGCCCTTGCCCTTGCCATTGCTGCTGCCGAAGAGGCCCATGGGCGCGCTAGGGTTTGCGGTCATCGGCGAGGAAGCAAATGGAGTGGTGGGGGGGCAGATGTGGACGGGAGAAGTGGATGAGGCCGACCCCGCCGCATGCGTGGTTAAAAAAGGACGCTTCCActggctgacgcgtgggcccgcTGTCGGTGGTCGTCATAAACAAGACGACCGGTGGCGGTTGGGTGGCCGCCAGGTGGGGATGCGGCGGACGGCGAGGAGACGCGCGGCGAGTCCGCTtcgcgtccgcgccgacgcattccAGGCGCAATTTTGGGCCGGAAATGGGTCGGCGGGGACGCCAGGCGGACACGATTTgagtttgggtcggcgcgttaggccgccacttttgtccgcgccgacccaaacggacgcgggcgaacgaaatgggtcgccccattggagttgctcttagagctcagcagaagccttcACTTCAAGTTCATGATCCATAAAGGCATAAGATTCCAATTGACCCTGCCAACATGAGAGTGTATCAAGTTAAGTATTGGGACAAAAAAATGTGCGAAGAGGCATTCAATGAACCAGAGTTATACTCCATCCCTATAATGGAAAACATTTTAATTTAGATAAATAATTTTTTAAATATAATATAAGCGACAGTTGATTATGCGGCACAATTTACCTTCTTCGTTATATTCATCTTCTTGATTGATCTTATTAACAATGACATTTGATCTCACTTTTGGTATTTTCAAGTTCCACCCAACTTCCCCGTTTGGGAAAAATAGTGGATATGGAAGTGGGTCATAACAGCCATGGTACGCTTTTATGTACTGTGGATCATTTGATTTACCATATACCATTATACTCCTATCGAAGTGACCCTGAGGATTATTTCCTTCTACCCAGATTGCTGCTACTTGTGATGTAGTTGGTGCATTATATACTCGTTGATCTAAAGAAATGTCTGTGTTGAGCTCAATTCGATACTCATCAAGGTTTGACACTGAACCAAGGCTTCGAAATGTCTGGGCGTAAGGATTAGATGAAAGTATGGTCGCCAATTTTCCAATGAGAACTCTATCAAGATTAGGAGAATAACGAAATCTGTGTTGCAAATCTGATTCAGTGTCATAAAAGTATAGTTGTAAATGCTTAGGGCCATCTTCTACTGGAACCAATTGATCAATTCGATGATAAATTTGACCTTGTGCACGGAAAGTGTAAACACCAAACTTTTTATTGCAATATCTCTGGTCCAAGATAACACCAAGAGAGGTAAAAGAAAAGTGAGAATTGAAGTACCGGATATTGTCCTGAAAGTACTTAGCGTCAGGATCTTGACTTGTGTATAGTCGGCGCATTTCATCAGGAACATATGGAGTTACTATCTTGACCTTGCCACCCATGCAACAAAATGTTGGATTCTCATACTGGAACCGTTTTGCATTGCAATTTGTGCAGTTAGGCACTGGCTGCGAAACATGATGGCCACTTGGTACATTCCGATATATACAATCAAAAGGATCCTCTTGCATTTCACAATTTGCATGGTTTGGGTCTCGATATGATAATACACAATCCGTTCCTGTCCATTCTTTTTAATAGTGAGAAAACTGTGTCGCAATGGTAGTAATAATTATTTATACTAAGAACACACATTAATGCTTACCGTGTCCAGCGAATATGTAACCCTCATCATCTTCAGTCATATATTCAGATTGCCCAGTTTCATCTATACATCAATTTGTCAATTAGTAAAATAATATTTTAGGAGAAGTAAAGTTGATGATTGATCGATTCATTAGAAATAGCTATGGTACACCGTGACAATTGTATTACCTTCTAGGGCAGGAAAAGAACCATCTGGAACATAGATGGTGCTGTCATGGTCTTCCTGCTCATTGGCTACACCATCTTCATGTGTTCCGTTTCCAGTATTACTACAACCTGCCCCATTAGACAATCTCCTTCTCTTATGTCCACTGCCCTTGTCCAGGAATGCTGATACACGCTTATGTTGACCAGTACCTGTCAATTAATTACATGATGTAGATATGTCAGATGGACTGATCGCGGTCTAACTTTTAGCAACCAGACTGATTATGCCAAATCGAAGGATATTGTAAGATGCAGAAAGTTTAAGCTCATCAAATTATTGGTATGAGTTCTGCCAAAAAAATTAATTATACAGTAATATGTATTAACAAATAATAGTAGAGCAGGAAGTGGATGTTAATATTCTACTCATCAGAAATGCCTATCACAATCTGAATGATAAGCATGTTTTTTTATTATATACATATACATGCCCGTTTTGGAGATAAACATAACATGATTAAGTGACAATTCATGTAATAATTAGGACATGAAGGAATTTATGTTAATACTAAAAAATAAGACAGAATATTATTGCATTACTATGTACCTTCTGTAATTGAACTGGTGAGAATAGTTGTGTGCATGCTTCCATTGGTACAAGTACAAGTTTGACTCCCAGATTGTGCATTATCACTAACTGCAGCAGGATTTTTCCTTCTCCGTTTGTACTCACGGTTCCTTTCCAGGTAGGCAGCGTGCTGTTCTGGAGTCATCTCCAAGTATCTTTCCCGATCACGATAACGCTTACGCTCGGAAGCATTTGTTGTTAGACTTATGTGTCCAGTTGAAGGAGTATTTGACTGTATGGATATGCCAGATAGATTGATTGATCGTTTTGTCCCAGTAATTGGATGATCCACTGAACCAAGAATTTTTTGTGCTGAAATAAATAGAACATTTCAGAAAAACCGTGATCACTCTTTTAATACACAAGGCATaggttttatttatttatataacAACATCTAAGAAGTTGTAATCTTGTTTCAATATTCTGGTGACCAGAATTATTAAGGACGTACCTTGTCTCCCTTTTGATAAACTATGTGAGTCAACCACATTTGTAATATCTTGAAAAGGGGCCCGTAATGGCATTCCAATGGATCCTGCTGTATGGTTACTTGAACTTCCATTCACTTGCTTCCTAGATAATTGTCCACACTTGACTCTGCCAAGGCGCTGAGCAACATAGTAGACAACATTAGCATAAGCATAGGTAGAGCATGCAGCAGTATACGCACGCGAAGCTTAAGTCACATAAAACTTCTTGTAGCAAACCATTTTTTGGCATATTAATTGATATTCATAAATAATCCAACAATAGACAGTATTGATGTTTTGTCAGTACAGATTTTGACATGGTACAGTGTAACATATAGCAGTGTTCTCTATAAAAAAATCATTTCAAATGTAACATACAGCAGTGAAGATGGGTTTTTAAATGGCTGTAACACTTCTATGGAAGTATGAGAAATGAAACGAAAAAAAAACTTTGTGGACATAAACACAAACACGTGGTGGTCAGAGTATGCTGTGATATAATTTCTTGATTTCTATACTGAAATACAAAATCTGGGTTCGGATTTATGGCATCTGATACACATATAATTAGAATATATAAAGATCATCAAAGAAATTACCACCACTTCTATACTTTCTCAAATTGTATCTTACCTCTTCAACATCTAAGCTGTTAGTGCGTGAGGTTGAGGATGCTTTGTTCACGGCCGTCGGGCTGCACTGGTATGTCATCCGGCTGCTAGCACTTGCAGCAGCGATGGCCTCCGGGGCGGATTGGCCTGATGCGCATACGGCCGGAGATGCCAGGATGCGGTGGCGGCGACCACGTGGAACAGTAGCAAGGGGTGGTGAACGCATGAAGGAAAAGCTCCTGCGGTGGCCCGAGTTTGAGCGATTGGGGTTGAAAGGGAGGAGGGCTTGCCGCGGCCGGGGGCGTAGGGCAGATCTGTCTCTAGAGGAGATGCTAGGAAGGAAGCGGTGGCGCGAGTACAGGGCGACGGCGAGGGGACGGTGAAACCACGAAACAGAGTCTGCTTCGATGAGAGAGAGGAGATGGCGCGGGATTTTTTTTTGTTGGTATTTTATTTAGGTGGGGACGCTCTAGGTGCTTCCAGAATAACAGAGCGCGCGCATCCAAAGGGCTCAAAACCAAAGCGCGCGCGGGGGCCGGCTGCGAATCCCGAAGATCTCAGCCCTTGGATTCGGTTTGGTAAAGATCTGACGGCAGATATTGAACACAGCAAGCTGAATCAACGGTCCATGTTTGGCTTGAGATGCtaggaggagagaggggggacCAAATTCAAAATTGGTACACTATAGAGTAGTATAGACTAGTCACCGCAGTAGGAGGCATCTGA contains:
- the LOC109758733 gene encoding uncharacterized protein, producing MRSPPLATVPRGRRHRILASPAVCASGQSAPEAIAAASASSRMTYQCSPTAVNKASSTSRTNSLDVEERLGRVKCGQLSRKQVNGSSSNHTAGSIGMPLRAPFQDITNVVDSHSLSKGRQAQKILGSVDHPITGTKRSINLSGISIQSNTPSTGHISLTTNASERKRYRDRERYLEMTPEQHAAYLERNREYKRRRKNPAAVSDNAQSGSQTCTCTNGSMHTTILTSSITEGTGQHKRVSAFLDKGSGHKRRRLSNGAGCSNTGNGTHEDGVANEQEDHDSTIYVPDGSFPALEDETGQSEYMTEDDEGYIFAGHGTDCVLSYRDPNHANCEMQEDPFDCIYRNVPSGHHVSQPVPNCTNCNAKRFQYENPTFCCMGGKVKIVTPYVPDEMRRLYTSQDPDAKYFQDNIRVNWNLMPLWIMNLK